The following coding sequences lie in one Allochromatium vinosum DSM 180 genomic window:
- a CDS encoding four-carbon acid sugar kinase family protein, whose protein sequence is MNDSPKTKIIAIDDDPTGCQTVHSCLLLTRWDVETLVEALNDESPLFFVLSNTRGLDAVQAAAVTREICVNLRAALDRLAGDGQSIRPLIVSRSDSTLRGHYPVETDVIAEKLGPFDAHFLVPAFFEGGRITRDGVHYLLVDGRPVPVNETEFARDSVFGYRHAFLPDYVAEKTGGRIRADQVERFGLDDVRGEIGARLLSLNGNRCCVVDAERQADLDGFARQVLAAVGEGKRFLFRSAASLLTAFAALPPQPVAARSMSAYVRGGRPGVVLVGSHVAKSSRQLQTLIETTDVAPVEIDLEHLVQDEAGLFDTIIDRLETAQHENRNLVLYTSRGERQFPTTAERLAFGERVSGFLVRIVQNLPRETGFLISKGGITSNDTLSRGLALRTARVLGQILPGCPVVRCPADHPRLPELPVVIFPGNVGDDASLAEIYRVLTLRG, encoded by the coding sequence ATGAACGATTCTCCCAAGACCAAGATCATCGCCATCGACGACGACCCGACCGGCTGTCAGACCGTGCATTCCTGTCTGCTGCTGACGCGCTGGGATGTGGAGACACTCGTCGAGGCGCTGAACGATGAGTCACCGCTGTTCTTCGTGCTGAGCAATACGCGCGGTCTGGATGCCGTGCAGGCGGCGGCCGTGACACGCGAGATCTGTGTCAATCTGCGCGCGGCGCTCGACCGGCTCGCCGGGGATGGGCAGTCGATCCGTCCGTTGATCGTCAGCCGCTCGGATTCGACGCTGCGCGGTCACTATCCGGTCGAGACCGATGTCATCGCTGAGAAGCTTGGCCCCTTCGATGCACATTTCCTGGTGCCGGCCTTCTTCGAGGGCGGGCGGATCACGCGCGATGGGGTGCATTATCTGCTGGTCGACGGTCGGCCGGTGCCGGTCAATGAGACCGAATTCGCGCGTGATTCGGTCTTCGGTTATCGGCACGCCTTTCTGCCCGACTATGTGGCGGAGAAGACCGGCGGGCGCATTCGGGCCGATCAGGTCGAGCGCTTCGGTCTGGACGATGTGCGGGGTGAGATTGGCGCGCGTCTGCTGAGTTTGAACGGGAACCGTTGCTGTGTGGTCGATGCCGAGCGTCAGGCCGATCTCGATGGTTTCGCGCGTCAGGTGCTCGCGGCGGTGGGGGAGGGCAAGCGTTTTCTGTTTCGCAGCGCGGCCAGTTTGCTGACCGCCTTCGCCGCGCTGCCGCCACAGCCGGTCGCGGCACGGTCGATGTCGGCCTATGTGCGCGGCGGACGTCCAGGCGTGGTGCTGGTCGGCTCGCACGTGGCCAAGTCGAGCCGGCAGTTGCAGACCCTGATCGAGACGACCGACGTGGCGCCGGTCGAGATTGATCTGGAGCATCTGGTTCAGGACGAGGCGGGTCTGTTCGACACCATCATCGACCGTCTGGAGACCGCCCAGCACGAGAACCGCAACCTGGTGCTCTATACCAGCCGTGGCGAGCGCCAATTTCCGACCACGGCCGAGCGTCTGGCCTTCGGTGAGCGGGTCTCGGGCTTTCTGGTGCGGATCGTCCAAAACCTGCCGCGCGAAACGGGCTTCCTGATCAGCAAGGGCGGCATTACCTCGAACGACACCCTCAGCCGGGGTCTGGCGCTGCGCACGGCGCGCGTGCTCGGCCAGATCCTGCCCGGCTGTCCGGTGGTGCGCTGTCCGGCCGACCATCCGCGCCTGCCCGAGCTGCCGGTGGTCATCTTTCCGGGCAATGTCGGTGATGACGCCTCGCTGGCTGAGATCTATCGCGTCCTGACGCTTCGCGGCTGA
- a CDS encoding ABC transporter ATP-binding protein, with product MTALIEARNLVRLYPGGVRAVDGLSFQVAPGECFGLLGPNGAGKTTTLEMLEGIQTPTSGQVLFKGRPLGRDDRESIGIQFQATALQDFQTVAESLAMFASLYRRRADRDELIRLCHLGDILDRDTRKLSGGQRQRLLLAVALVNDPELVFLDEPTTGLDPQSRRNFWGLIEQVRRRGTTVLITTHYMEEAERLCDRIAIVDQGRILVEGRPEALIRAEFPARLIRLPDSAWPAGVPLPPEALMRNGEIELPTDEVAPQLDELERIGADLSALRVATPNLEDLFLKLTGHTLRT from the coding sequence ATGACCGCCCTGATCGAAGCCCGCAATCTGGTCCGTCTCTATCCCGGCGGCGTGCGCGCGGTCGATGGTCTCAGCTTCCAGGTTGCGCCCGGCGAGTGCTTCGGGTTGCTGGGTCCGAACGGCGCGGGCAAGACGACCACGCTCGAAATGCTCGAAGGCATCCAGACCCCGACCTCGGGTCAGGTGCTGTTCAAGGGGCGACCGCTGGGGCGCGACGACCGCGAGTCGATCGGCATCCAGTTCCAGGCCACGGCGCTCCAGGACTTCCAGACCGTCGCCGAGTCGCTGGCCATGTTCGCCAGTCTCTATCGGCGCCGCGCCGATCGCGACGAGCTCATCCGACTCTGTCATCTGGGCGACATCCTCGACCGCGACACCCGCAAGCTCTCCGGCGGCCAGCGTCAGCGGCTACTGCTGGCCGTCGCTCTGGTCAATGATCCCGAGCTGGTGTTCCTCGACGAGCCGACCACCGGACTCGATCCGCAGTCGCGGCGCAATTTCTGGGGCCTGATCGAGCAGGTGCGCCGGCGCGGCACCACGGTGCTGATCACGACCCACTACATGGAAGAGGCCGAGCGTCTGTGCGACCGGATCGCCATCGTCGATCAGGGTCGCATTCTGGTCGAGGGACGCCCGGAGGCGCTGATTCGTGCTGAGTTCCCGGCGCGTCTGATCCGGCTGCCGGATTCGGCCTGGCCGGCCGGTGTGCCGCTGCCGCCCGAGGCTCTGATGCGCAACGGCGAGATCGAACTGCCGACCGATGAGGTCGCACCCCAGCTCGACGAGCTGGAGCGCATCGGCGCCGATCTGAGCGCCCTGCGCGTGGCCACGCCCAATCTGGAAGACCTCTTTCTCAAGCTCACCGGACATACACTCAGGACTTGA
- a CDS encoding ABC transporter permease, whose product MWTRIRAILVARNREFYRDRAGLGWNLLMPMLMVLAFAFIFQDEQSDLLKIGVLTPGGTLSGIESSALDLEYVTFVPVPVADLAAAIVKVERHQLDLLLDPGAAAPRYWVNGDSAKGYLAERLLLAAESSGGEAGANIRTGIEPERQTLSGAALRYVDWVLPGVLAMNIMFSSLWGVGWVIVRYRKNGVLRRLKATPLSPWEFLTAQVLSRLLVVLGASLIVYLGAAWLLDVPMRGSYVALALVYVAGSLCLISLGLIIAARLRTEELADGLLNLLSWPMLLLSGVWFSMEGTSALAQWVSQALPLTHLVAAARAVMIDGAGVVEVLPEIGVLLALAVAFLTLATWMFRWE is encoded by the coding sequence ATGTGGACACGCATCCGCGCCATCCTGGTCGCGCGCAACCGGGAGTTCTACCGCGACCGTGCCGGTCTGGGCTGGAACCTCCTGATGCCGATGCTGATGGTGCTGGCCTTTGCCTTCATCTTCCAGGACGAACAGTCCGATCTGCTCAAGATCGGCGTGCTGACGCCGGGCGGTACGCTGAGCGGGATCGAGTCGTCCGCGCTCGACCTGGAGTATGTGACCTTCGTCCCCGTACCCGTGGCGGATCTGGCGGCAGCCATCGTCAAGGTCGAGCGCCATCAACTGGATCTGCTGCTCGATCCGGGCGCGGCGGCACCGCGCTACTGGGTCAATGGCGATTCGGCCAAGGGTTATCTGGCCGAGCGGCTGCTGCTGGCGGCCGAATCATCAGGGGGCGAGGCCGGCGCCAATATCCGGACCGGCATCGAACCCGAACGCCAGACTCTGAGCGGCGCGGCGCTGCGCTATGTCGACTGGGTACTGCCGGGCGTGCTGGCGATGAACATCATGTTCTCCAGCCTGTGGGGCGTGGGCTGGGTGATCGTGCGCTATCGCAAGAACGGCGTGCTGCGAAGGCTCAAGGCCACGCCGCTGAGTCCCTGGGAGTTCCTGACCGCACAGGTGCTCTCGCGGCTGCTGGTGGTGCTGGGGGCGAGTCTGATCGTCTATCTGGGCGCCGCCTGGCTGCTGGACGTGCCGATGCGCGGCTCCTATGTGGCGCTGGCGCTGGTCTATGTCGCCGGGTCGCTGTGCCTGATCAGTCTGGGCCTGATCATCGCCGCGCGTCTGCGCACCGAGGAACTGGCCGACGGACTGCTCAATCTGCTGTCCTGGCCGATGCTGCTGCTGTCGGGGGTGTGGTTCTCGATGGAGGGCACCAGTGCGCTGGCGCAATGGGTCTCGCAGGCGCTGCCGCTGACGCATCTGGTCGCGGCGGCGCGCGCCGTGATGATCGATGGAGCCGGTGTGGTGGAGGTCTTGCCGGAGATCGGCGTGTTGCTGGCGCTGGCGGTCGCTTTCCTGACCCTGGCGACCTGGATGTTTCGCTGGGAGTGA
- a CDS encoding calcium-translocating P-type ATPase, PMCA-type, which yields MKFSYPGLTDQEAERSRAQHGSNAVASQETETFWDKLLGNLKDPIIIILIVALAITVLLTFLGYAEWYESVGIAFAVVIATFVATWSEYSNEQSFQRLLEEASLIRVKVFRNGHLTEIPINDLVVGDHVLLQPGDTVPTDGLLIGGHAEVDEAALTGESEPVKKSALPAGTADEAAPEEHRLSRAGLLVDGECVMRATAVGDKTRYGQTMKELLSAEDRLSPLQHKLTVLGSHIATFGYVGATFIFLAFMFNNVFLQGGGLESYWAQDIGLIVSDVVTALILAIIVIVVAVPEGLPMMIAMVLAINMKKLLSEKVLVRKLLGIETAGSLNLLFTDKTGTLTQGKLSVSAFLTGTGERFESLEAIPQALRDEAGFALRNNTSAVIDASDPSDPKLVGADRTEQALLRFVTPYLATNNSDVVDMIPFSSSRKFSATQVRGERALTLVKGAPEVILKNCVRRLDGEGKVHELSDPAPLQAAMSKLSARAMRLLAVAVTETPIDSETNALPESLTLVGVFGMRDELRTTSYQSVKTAKQAGIHVVMITGDAKETAQAIAKDVGLLEDDPQAIVMTSAELGERSDDEVKQILPHLYVVARAFPTDKSRLVKLAKELNLVVGMTGDGVNDAPAVKNADVGFAMGSGTEMTKESGDIVILDDNFSSLTKAVLYGRTLFKSIRKFLVFQLTVNVSAILVVFLGQFFGFDLPLTMTQLLWLNIIMDTLAGLAFAGEAALGRYMHEPPLRRDEQLINRDMWSSILINGGLIAAISILFLTSDLTQGWFDGGYAVGTPEAQAKFLTAFFAFFVFVQVFNTFNARTQGLNLFEHLLDNRLFSIIIPSIMAIQVFFITFGGEILRTVGLSFGEWLTVLALAILIVPADLIRKAVRNRVFGNPVTVS from the coding sequence ATGAAGTTCAGCTATCCGGGACTGACCGACCAAGAAGCCGAGCGCTCGCGCGCCCAGCATGGATCCAACGCCGTCGCCAGCCAGGAGACCGAGACCTTCTGGGACAAACTGCTCGGCAATCTCAAGGATCCGATCATCATCATCCTGATCGTGGCGCTCGCGATCACGGTGCTCCTGACCTTCCTCGGCTATGCCGAGTGGTACGAGAGCGTCGGTATCGCCTTTGCGGTGGTCATCGCCACCTTCGTCGCCACCTGGTCGGAGTACAGCAACGAACAGTCCTTCCAGCGGTTGCTGGAGGAAGCCTCGCTGATCAGGGTCAAGGTGTTTCGCAACGGCCATCTGACCGAGATCCCGATCAATGATCTGGTGGTCGGCGATCATGTGCTGCTGCAACCGGGCGACACCGTCCCCACCGATGGCCTGCTGATCGGCGGTCATGCCGAGGTCGACGAGGCGGCGCTGACCGGCGAGTCCGAGCCGGTCAAAAAGAGCGCTCTGCCCGCTGGCACGGCCGATGAAGCCGCGCCCGAAGAGCACCGTCTGTCGCGCGCCGGGCTGCTGGTCGACGGCGAGTGCGTGATGCGCGCCACCGCCGTGGGCGACAAGACCCGCTATGGTCAGACCATGAAGGAACTGCTCTCGGCCGAGGACCGGCTCTCGCCGCTCCAGCACAAGCTGACGGTGCTCGGCAGCCATATCGCCACCTTCGGTTACGTTGGGGCCACCTTCATCTTCCTGGCCTTCATGTTCAACAACGTCTTCCTGCAAGGCGGCGGACTGGAGAGCTACTGGGCACAGGACATCGGTCTCATCGTCAGTGACGTGGTGACGGCGCTGATCCTGGCCATCATCGTCATCGTGGTCGCGGTGCCCGAGGGGCTGCCGATGATGATCGCGATGGTGCTGGCCATCAACATGAAGAAGCTGCTGAGCGAAAAGGTGCTGGTACGCAAGCTGCTCGGCATCGAGACCGCCGGCAGTCTCAATCTGCTGTTCACCGACAAGACCGGCACCCTGACCCAGGGCAAGCTGTCGGTGAGCGCCTTCCTGACCGGGACCGGCGAGCGTTTCGAGTCGCTGGAAGCCATTCCGCAGGCGCTGCGTGACGAGGCCGGCTTTGCGCTGCGCAACAACACCAGTGCCGTGATCGATGCCAGTGACCCCAGTGATCCCAAGCTGGTCGGCGCCGACCGCACCGAGCAGGCGCTGCTGCGCTTCGTCACGCCCTATCTGGCGACGAACAATTCCGATGTCGTGGACATGATCCCGTTCAGCAGCAGCCGCAAGTTCTCGGCCACCCAGGTACGCGGCGAGCGGGCGCTGACCCTGGTCAAGGGCGCGCCGGAAGTCATTCTGAAGAACTGCGTGCGCCGGCTCGACGGCGAGGGCAAGGTCCATGAACTGAGCGATCCGGCGCCGCTCCAGGCGGCGATGAGCAAACTCTCGGCGCGTGCCATGCGGTTGCTGGCAGTCGCCGTCACCGAGACGCCGATCGACTCCGAGACCAACGCCCTGCCCGAGTCGCTGACCCTGGTCGGCGTGTTCGGGATGCGCGACGAACTGCGCACGACGTCTTATCAGTCGGTCAAGACCGCAAAGCAGGCAGGCATCCATGTCGTCATGATCACGGGTGATGCCAAGGAGACGGCGCAGGCGATCGCCAAGGACGTGGGTCTGCTGGAGGACGACCCGCAGGCCATCGTCATGACCTCAGCCGAGCTGGGCGAACGCTCAGACGACGAGGTCAAGCAGATCCTGCCGCATCTCTATGTGGTGGCACGCGCCTTCCCGACCGACAAGAGCCGACTGGTCAAACTGGCCAAGGAGCTGAATCTGGTGGTCGGCATGACCGGCGACGGGGTCAACGACGCCCCGGCGGTCAAGAACGCCGACGTGGGCTTCGCGATGGGCAGCGGCACCGAGATGACCAAGGAATCGGGCGACATCGTCATCCTCGATGACAACTTCTCCTCGCTGACCAAGGCGGTGCTCTACGGGCGCACGCTGTTCAAGTCGATCCGCAAGTTCCTGGTGTTCCAGTTGACCGTGAACGTCTCGGCGATCCTGGTGGTGTTCCTGGGGCAGTTCTTCGGCTTCGACCTGCCGCTGACCATGACCCAGTTGCTGTGGCTCAACATCATCATGGACACCCTGGCCGGTCTGGCTTTTGCGGGCGAGGCGGCGCTCGGGCGCTACATGCACGAACCGCCGCTGCGGCGCGACGAGCAGCTGATCAACCGGGATATGTGGTCGTCGATCCTGATCAATGGCGGGTTGATCGCGGCCATCAGCATTCTGTTCCTGACCAGCGATCTGACGCAGGGCTGGTTCGACGGCGGCTATGCGGTCGGTACGCCCGAGGCCCAGGCCAAGTTCCTGACGGCGTTCTTTGCCTTCTTCGTGTTCGTGCAGGTGTTCAACACCTTCAACGCCCGCACCCAGGGGCTGAACCTGTTCGAGCATCTGCTCGACAACCGGCTGTTCTCGATCATCATTCCGTCGATCATGGCGATCCAGGTGTTCTTCATCACCTTCGGCGGCGAGATCCTGCGCACCGTCGGTCTGTCGTTCGGCGAATGGCTGACGGTGCTGGCGCTGGCGATCCTCATCGTTCCGGCGGATCTGATCCGCAAGGCGGTGCGCAATCGGGTGTTCGGGAATCCGGTCACGGTGAGCTGA